The DNA region CACCGCGACCCGGTCGCGCACCGGTCCGCCGAGCAGGTCCACCACGCGCAGCCCGTGCAGCTTCGCGAACGCGTCCCAGATCGCGATCTCGAACCCGTCGTGCTCGCGCACCTTGGCGAACGGCAGATCCTGGCGGCACAGCGCGCGGAGGTCCCGGCCGAGCAGGGTCGCCGAGATCCCCTCCACGGTGAGCCAGTCGTGCCCCCGGTACAGCTCGCCGAGGCCGACGGTGCCGTCGGAGAGCTCCAGCTCGATGACCACTTTGGGCAGTTCGTCGAACTGCACGGTCCAGCTTTTGCCGCCACGGACCGGGATCTTGTGCAGCGGCTTGTCCAACCCGAGTGACTCGATCGAACCGGGGTTGGCCCGGACGACGACCTCGGTAGCGGTGACTCGGACGATCTTCACCCTGATCCCCTCCACGACGAGACGCTCGACCCCACCGTAGCCAGGTGCACCCAAATTGGTCCAGACATTTCGGAACCGGAGACACGACGGCGGCCCGCAGGCTTTCGCCTGCGGGCCGCTGGTTCGAGTGACAACGCGTCAGTTCAGCGTCGGATAGTCGGTGAAGCCGCGGTGATCGCCACCATAGAAGGTGTCGGGGTCGGGGGTGTTGAACGGGCCGCCCGCGGCCAGGCGCTCGGGCAGGTCGGGGTTGGCCAGATACAGCGAGCCGAAGGTGATGACGTCGGCGGTGCCGTCCTCGACCAGGGTCAGGTCCTCCAGGCCGGTCGGACGTCCGGCGGTGAAGGGGTTGAGCAGCAGCGGGCCCGCCCAGTCCTTGCGCAGCCGCAGGGTCAGGTCCCGGACCGGGGGCAGCGCCTCGACCAGGTGCAGGTAGGCCAGGCCGAGCGGGTTGAGCGCCTCGATCAAGGCCGGGTAGACGTCGGCGTAGTCGTCGTCGACGATGTCGTTGTAGGGGTTGCCCGGGGAGAGCCGCAGCGCGGTGCGGTCGGGGCCGATGGCCTCGGCGACGGCGCGGGCCACCTCGACGGCGAAGCGGATCCGACCCTCGGTCGACCCGCCCCACGCGTCGGTGCGCTGGTTGGTGTTGTTGGCCAGGAACTGGTGGATCAGGTACCCGTTGGCCCCGTGCAGCTCCACGCCGTCGAAGCCCGCCTCGATGGCGTTGCGGGCGGCGGCGGCGAAGTCGGCGATGGTCTCGGCGATCTCGGCGTCGGCCAACTCGGCCGGGGTGACGAAGTCGTGCATGCCCGCGCCGGTGAACACCTGGCCGTTGGCGGCCACGGCGGAGACACCCACCGGCGTCAGTTCGCCGGGCAGCAGCGTCGGGTGGCCGATCCGGCCGGTGTGCATGATCTGGGCGAAGATCACCCCGCCCTTGGCGTGCACCGCGTCGGTGACCGCGCGCCAGGCGGCGACCTGCTCGGCGGAGTGCAGGCCGGGGGTGTTCGGGTAGCCCTGTCCGACCACCGAGGGCTGTGTGCCCTCGGTGATGATCAGGCCCGCGCCCGCGCGCTGGGCGTAGTACTCGGCGACCTCGTCGGTCGGGCTGCCACCGGGGCCGTAGGCGCGGTTGCGGGTCATCGGTGCCATGCCGATTCGGTTGCGCAGCGTGGTGCCGCCAAGGGTGATGGGGTCGAACGCGGTGGTCATCGGAAGCCCTCCGGGACGTCGATCGAGCTATTACTTGCTCGAACAGGTAATCCTCGGGAGGTATTTCACGGCCGCCTGTGACCAGCGCCACAGTCCGTCCACGGAAGGTACGGTGACGGCGAAGGAGGCGGAGATGTCGACCGACGAGTGGGAACCCTGCGACCTGCCGCCCGGCGGGCTGCGCATGATCCAGGAGTGCGGGCCGGTCAGCCACGCGGTGTTCCGGCTCAGCCGCCTGCACAACCTGGTCGCCGCGCAGATTCTGCGAGAGACCGGGCTCTACCGCGGCCAGGAGGTGCTGATGATGCACCTGTGGGAGACCGGGCCGCAGCGGCAGGTCGACCTGCTCAAGGCCACCGACACCGACGCGGCCACCATGACCCGCAGCATCCGCAGGCTGGAGCAGGCCGGGTTCGTCACCACCGAGCGGTCCACAGAGGACCGGCGAGCGGTCATCGTCGCGCCGACCGAGGCCAGTTGCGCCCTGCGCGACCGGGTCACGCAGGTATGGCGCGACCTGGAACACGCCACCGTGGCCGACCTGGACGACGCCGAGGTCGCCACCGCCCTGCGCGCCCTACGAACCCTCGAACGCAACCTGCTGCGCCGCTGCGAGTCGGACTGTGATCTCTAGGCACTGATCCCATTCCGCCTCCACGCCCCCGCGCCGCCGACTACGCTCCGATCCAACGTTTAGCGAAATGTCACTCGAATCGGGGGTACATGGACGGCGACATCCTCGAACCGGACGGCGCCCGCGAGCGCTTGACCGCCTGGAAGGACCGCATCGACAGGCTCGCGGCCGACACCCAGGCGATGAGCGAGCGCCTGCAGGCCGTGCGGATCAGCGAGAGCGACCCGACCGGGCTGGCCGAGATCACGATCGACTCGACCGGCGCGCTGGTGGACCTGAAGCTGACCGACCGAATCCACCGGGTGGCCCCGTCCGTGGTCGCCCAGACGATCATGGCCACACTCGGCGCGGCGCGGAACAAGCTGGCCGACCGGTCCCAAGAGATCATCGCGGACACCGTCGGCGCCGAGTCGCCCGCGGGCAAGGCGATCGCCGAGCGCGTCGGGCGACAGCTGCGGGGCGACGCGGCTCCGGCGGCCGCAGCCGACGGTGACGGCGAAGACGACGAGGACTTCGACATCCGCACGAAGTTCGAGCGGCGCTGAGCATGGGCGACGGATACGACGTCGAGGTCGAGCAGTTGCGCGCGCACGCGACCAACGTGGCCGCCATCCAGGCGCGGTTCGCCGCGGTGAAGGCGGCCAGCTCGCACATCGCGCAGGACGACCAGGCCTACGGGCTGCTGTGCGGGTGGATCTCCGGGGTGCTGGAGGGCAAGCACGCCAAGCAGGACGAGCTGATCGCCTCCGTCGAGGAGAACCTCACGCTGGTCATGACCGCGCTGCGCGACAGCGCCACCGAGTACGAGGCCATCGAGGAAGCGAACGCGACCATGATCGACAACGCTGGCGGGGCGCGATGACCGGCGACTCGCTCGTCGCCCCGGTCGAGTCCTCCCGCGAGGCGTGGACCGGCTCCGGCCTCGCCGACAGCATCGAGGGCCTGGTCGACGCGATCAAGACCGAGGGCTGGGTCGACGACGCGCTGGCGGGCGCGACGCTCGGGGTCGAGGTCGCCGCCACGGTGATGGACCCGATCAGCGCGCTGCTGGCCAACGGCCTCGGCTGGGCCATGGAGTACTTCGACCCGCTGCGGGAGATGCTCGACGAGCTGACCGGCAAACCGGATGTGGTCAGGTCCCACGCCGCGACCTGGAACAACATGGCCACCGAGCTGCACGCCATGTCCGCCGAACTCGGCACCCACCTTGCCGACGACCTGCCCGAATGGCACGGCGAGGCCGCGGACGCCTACCGCGCCCTGATGGTCAACAACGTCGACGCCATCGGTGGCCTCGCCGCGATCTCGGCGGCGCTGGCGGCGGCCACCGAGGGCGCGGGCGGGCTGGTCGAGCTGACCCGCGAGATCGTCCGCGACCTGATCGCCGACCTGGTGGCCAGGGTGATCGTGTGGGCGGTCGAGGCCATCTTCGTGGTGACGATCCCGGTGATCGCCGCGCAGATCGTCGCCGCGGTGGTCAAGTGGGCCGGTCGCATCCTCACCTACACCATGGGTCTGATCAGCAGCCTGACCAACCTCACGAAGCTCCTGAACGGATAAAGCGTTCATGGCACCCAAGAAACCTCCCGGCGGCAGCGGCAACACCCCCGGCGGCAATGGCAAACCCGCCCAGTCCCACGGCAGCATCAACGCCGCGGGCGGCATCACCAGCGCCCAATCGGCCACGGCCCAGGCCGCCCAGGCGGGCAAGCCGGGCGGCGGCGGGAACGGCCAGCAGTCCACCACACCCAACTCGAACAATCCGCAGCCGCCCAAGCCGATCCAGCCCCCCACCGCCAACGACATCCGCCACAGCGACGCCTCCCGCGAGCACATCGTCGCGGGCGACGGGGGCAGGCAGGGCGGCCACCTCGCGGGCACCGGCTTCTCGAAGAAGACCGAGTTCCCCAAGAGCTGGGACCAGCCAAAGATCCTGGACGCCGCCTATCAGGTCACCCAGCAGGGCCCACCCGCGAAGGGCCCGTACCTGACCAAGGACGCCGACGGCCAACCGGCCTGGGCCTACGACTACACAGGCCGCGTGGACGGCGTCGAAGTAAAGACAACGGTCCTGGCCAACGGCGAGATCCGCACCGCCTACCCACCCAACGGCGCCGACCCCGGTGTGATCTCCAACCCGTCGGCGCCCAACCCCGCCCCGCCAGGAATCCCCCAGGCCAACCCGCCCCGATACAGTCACCCCGACGCGGGCGGCGACGGCAGCTGGACGTGGGAGGGCCCCAAGGGCGGCAAGATCATCAGAGTCGTCCAAGACGCCCAGGGCAACGTCACCACGACAGTGCTCGGTGACTACAAGAAGAAGTGAGCGCCATGGATGTGCAGACCTACGCGTCGGTCACCACCGTCTGCGCCCGCCTGGCGGGCCGACTCTCCGACGACACCCTTGGCACCGTCCGCGAACACTACGCCGCCGGTGAATGGGACCTGGCCGACGGCACGCTCCTGCTCAACCTGGCCTACGAGGGCGTCGGCATCACGCCAGAGGAACAGTCCCTGATCCGCTCCTTCCTCGGCGACCCCGACACCCCGGACCTGCTCAGCGTGCCGGTCATCCCCGAAGCACACCTGACGTATTCCTTCACCCCCACCGCCCCCACCGGCTCCCCCGACCCGACCCGAGCCGACATCGTCCTGTCCACCGACGCCCCCCGCCACGGCGGCAACCGCCTACGCCGCACCTGGCGCACCCCCAAAGAAGGCGCCCATGACGGCGCCACCTGGGTATACGTCCTACAGGTAGCCGAGGGCACCGACGAGCTCAAGGCATTCTCAGGCCTAACGTCACGACTTTGGGTGGCACTACAAGAGAAGTGGGGCCTGGAAGTAGTCGTCGAAGGCACACTCCTGCCGCCCTACCAAGCCGCCGCACTGACCGCCGCCCGCCAAATCTGGCCCGCTGCCTAACAAGCCAGCCTGCTGCCTAATAATTCCGCCCCAACCCAACAAAGCCGCACCCGCCGCCCAAGCAGCATCGGGTGCAGGTGGGCGATCACGCTCAGGTCGACGCCGCAGCCCGTTTGATCGCCGAACGAATGCGACAGTAAGTGCCACAACGGCACACGTTCTCAATGGCGTCGATATCAGCGTCAGTCGGCTCATCCGTGCGGTCGAGCAAGGCAACCGCGGCCATGATCTGACCAGGCTGACAGAAGCCGCACTGAGCAACGTCCTCATCAAGCCAAGCCTGCTGCACCGGATGCAGCGTGTCCCCGTCAGCCAAACCCTCAATCGTCGTTACCTTGCGCCCTTGGCATTGCGAGACCGGCACAACGCACGGCTGGATCTCAGCACCGTCAAGATGGCTGGTGCACGCCCGACAAGCGCCGACACCGCAGCCATACTTCGGCCCGGTAACGCCAAGGCGCTCACGCAGGACCCAGAGCAGCGACGTGTCAGCCGGGGCATCGACGCTGACCTTCTCGCCGTTGACGGTGAACCGGTAGGTGGGCACGTGGGACTCCTCAGAAGGCGATCGGGAAGCTGCGCGGGCGGGTGCCGGTCGCCTTGGCGTAGGCGTTGGCGACCGCGGCCGCCGCGGCGGGGACGCCGAGTTCGCCCGCGCCGCCCGGCTTTCCGGTGGCGGGCATGACATGCACGTCCAGCCGCGGCGGGGTGTCCTTCTGCCGGGCGTATCGGAAGTCGGCGAAGCTCTTCTCCCGGACGCGCCCGTTGTCGATGTGCACCCCGGCGGTCAGCATGGTGCTGATCGCGTCGGTGAGCCCGCCCATCAGCTGCGCCTTGAGCCCGGTCGGGTTGATCGGCAGGCCCACGTCCACCGCGACCGTCGCGCGGGTCACCCGCGGCGCGGCCGGGTCGGTGGCGTCGATCTCGACCAGGCAGGCGGTGGCCGACCGGTATTCCTCGTGCACCGCGACGCCCTGGGCGTGGCCGGGTGGCAGCGCCCGGCCCCACTCCCCTTCTTTGGCGACCTTCGCCAGCACGTCCCTGGTCCGCCGCGCCTTGAGCACCGACATCCGGAAGCTCACCGGGTCCTTGCCGAACTTGGCCGCGAGCTGGTCGACGACGATCTCCTCGGCGGTGCGCAGCCCACCGGAGTACACCGAGCGCCAACTTCCGGTGTGTACCGGGACCGGGACCTCGTTGAGCAGTTGGGTCACCACGCCGAAGTTGTACGGGTTGCTCGCCGACAGGTGGAAGAACATCAGCCCGTCGCCGGGGCCCAGCACCGCGGCGCCGCTGGCGCTGACCACCTCGCCGAACCCGTGCTTGAAGTCGGTCTCGACACTGGCCATCCGATGCTCGAAGGAGAGCATCTGCCCCAGCGCGAACGTCGCCCTGATCTTGTGGTGCGACGCGGGCCGCAGCCTGCCGTGGCGCATGTCGTCGGTGCGCGTCCACATCAGCCGCACCGGCCTGCCGATCTTCTTCGACACCTGCGCGGCCTCGATCGCCGGGTCCCAGAACAGCCTGCGCCCGAACGAGCCGCCCGCGCGGGTCACGTGCACGGTGACCTTGCCGACCGGCAGCCCGACCGCGGCGGCGATCTCACGCTGGGCCACGATCGGCGACTGGCAGGCGAACCAGAGCTCGGCCCGGTCGGCGCGGACGTCGGCGACGGCGTTGAGCACCTCCATCGGCGCGTGGCTGACGAAGGCGAAGTCGAACTCCGCGTCGACCCGCTGGGTCAGCAGCGGCGGCACCACGAACGGCGGCACCGCGGCCCGCAGCTTGGTCCGGATGTCCGAATCGGACAGTCCGACGGCAGGCCCGTCCTTCCAGGTGACCTGCAGCGCGTCGCGGCCGGCGAGCGCGATGTCCATGGTCTCGGCGCTGACCGCGACGCCGGTCGGGATCTTGGTCACCGCGACCACGCCGGGGATGGCGCGCGCGGCGGTGTCGTCGTAGGACACGACCGTGCCTTTGATCGTCGGCGGCCGGGCGACCACGGTCGCCAGCGCGCCGGGCACGGCGATGTCCATGCCGAACTTGGCCTTGCCGGTGACGATGTCGCGCGCGTCGACCCGGCCTGTCGGCTTGCCGATCACCGTGTGGTCGGTGGCGGGCTTGGGCGTGGTCCGGACCGCGGGAACGACCGTGGCGGCGCGCTCCGACAGCGATCCGTAGCCCGCGCTGCGGCCGTCGGGTGCCCACACCGCCGAGTCGCGGGTGGTCAGCGTGTCGGGGGGAAGCGACCAGGTCTGCGCGGCGGCGGTGACCAGCCGGGCCCGCGCGGCGGCCGCGATGGCGCGCACCGGGTCCCACAGCGTCCGCACGCCGGTCGACCCGGCGGTGAACTGGTTCCAGAGCAGCGCGGGGTTCGCGTCGGACAGCTCGACGCGCACGTCGGCGACGCGGGCGTCGAGTTCCTCGGCCAGCATCATCGCCACCGCGGTCGTGATGCCCTGGCCGGACTCGGCCCGCGGCAGCTCGAACCGCACCAAGCCGTCCTCGGTGATCTCCAGGACCATCGACCCCGCGGTGGGCTTGCTCGCCAGCACGACGACATCGCCGAAGTCCAGCAGATCGGCCAGTTGGGGATTGCTCGGCAGCGCGTCGGCCGTCTCGTCATCGGTGGCGAGCTTGGCGGCCACGGTGATCGTCGGAGCGGCGATGGCGAGAGCCAGGAATCGCCGTCGATTCCACACCGGCATAAATTTTCCACCATTTTCACTGTTACTGGACAACAAACCCGAAAACGACCGCAAACCATTCCTGACCAGCGCCGATGATCGTACACAGCGTGCGTGGCGGGTCGCGCCCCGTAGGCTGGTCTGGTTTCGCGACACCGTATTGCACCCGTCCCGGCGCAGTCCATAGGCCATTTGGCCTAATCTTGCTTGCGGTGAACGGCCTGCGACTGGCGGTTGCGTCCATCCGGCTGAATCTGCTAAAGAATGCGGCTCGTGACCGCCCGTGCCGCAATAGGGGCGTTCACAACACGGAGTTATGCGGCACCATGACCGGAAATGTGGAATGGTTGTCGGCGCGAAGACGACCACGGAACGTATTAGGGCAGGTCAATGCAGCTGAACCGGTCGCGGGGATCCGGCACCATCCAGTCCCGCCTATTGATCATCGCCTTGGTCCCGTCGGTCACGATCATGATCATGGGTGTCGGGCTGTCGGCGTTCCTTGCCTTCCAGGGCCTGAGTACGAAGTCGTTCGCCGACAACGTCCGCGCGGCGCTGGACCCGAGTTCCCGGATGATCGTCGCGGTCCAGGAGGAACGGCGACTGACCACCCTGCTGCTCACCGGCACGTCGACCGACACCGCGGCGCTGACCGGACAGCGCCTGGAGACCGACGCCGCGCTCAAGGACCTCGCCGCCACCACCGAGCGGCTCGCCCAGGACGCCCCGGACGAGCTGCGCACGCCGCTGCACGCGCTGACCGTGGCGGCCAACGAGCTGCCGACCAAGCGCGGGCACATCGATCACGGGATGGTCGATGTGCAGCAGGCGTACGACTTCTACGGCGAACTGGTCGAACACGTCGGCGCGGGCGTGCAGGGCATCGCCCGGTCGGCCACCGACGCCGCGGTCGGCTTCGAGCAGATGATCAGCTCGGAGCTGTTCCGCTCGGTGGAGGCGCAGGCGCGCTCGCACGTGCTGGTCGAACTCGCCATGGCGAAGGGGATCGACCAGAAGAACTACCACGAACTCGCGCACCAGATGGGCACCTACCACGAGCTGATCGAGACGATCGTCCCCCGGCTCACCGAGACCGAACGCAAGCAGTACACCGAGTTGAAGGCGACCCCGGAGTGGAAGGCCCTGGTCGCGGGCGACGACGCGGTGATGGCGCGCGGACCGGGCAAGCACCCGGTGACCTTCGACGTCGAGGCGTGGGAGAAGGCCAACCGCTCGGTGTCCGCGGGGCTGATCGCGCTCTACAAGTCCCATTCGTCCTATGCCGCCGACCTCGGGACGGAGCGGGGCGGGAGCATGCTCGCCACCTCGCTCGCCGCGGGTCTGGCCCTGCTGCTCGTCGCCGTCGGCGCCGCGGTGATCGCGCTGCGGCTGTCCCGGCAGCTCATCCGCAGGCTCACCAGACTGCGCGTGGAGACCCTCGACCGGGCCGAGACGAAGCTCCCCGACGTCGTGGCCAGGATCAACCGCGGCGAGGCCGTCGACGTCGAGGCCGAACTGCCCGCACTGGACCACGGTGACGACGAGATCGGCCAGGTGGCGCGCGCGCTGGACAAGGCCCAGCACACCGCGATCACGGCGACGGTACGGGAAGTCGAGACGCGGCAAGGCATTCGCACGGTGTTCCTCAACATCGCCCACCGCAGCCAGGTGATGGTCCGCCGCCAGCTGCAGGTGCTGGACAAGGCAGAACGGTCAGAAGAGGACCCCGACCAGCTCGCGCTGCTCTTCGAGCTGGACCACCTGGCCACCCGCAGCAGGCGCAACGCCGAGAACCTGATCATCTTGGGCGGCAAGAAGCCGGGCAGGCAGTGGCGCAACCCGGTGCCGCTCGGTGAAATCGTGCGCAGCGCCGT from Alloactinosynnema sp. L-07 includes:
- a CDS encoding alkene reductase, producing MTTAFDPITLGGTTLRNRIGMAPMTRNRAYGPGGSPTDEVAEYYAQRAGAGLIITEGTQPSVVGQGYPNTPGLHSAEQVAAWRAVTDAVHAKGGVIFAQIMHTGRIGHPTLLPGELTPVGVSAVAANGQVFTGAGMHDFVTPAELADAEIAETIADFAAAARNAIEAGFDGVELHGANGYLIHQFLANNTNQRTDAWGGSTEGRIRFAVEVARAVAEAIGPDRTALRLSPGNPYNDIVDDDYADVYPALIEALNPLGLAYLHLVEALPPVRDLTLRLRKDWAGPLLLNPFTAGRPTGLEDLTLVEDGTADVITFGSLYLANPDLPERLAAGGPFNTPDPDTFYGGDHRGFTDYPTLN
- a CDS encoding YbaB/EbfC family nucleoid-associated protein, whose amino-acid sequence is MDGDILEPDGARERLTAWKDRIDRLAADTQAMSERLQAVRISESDPTGLAEITIDSTGALVDLKLTDRIHRVAPSVVAQTIMATLGAARNKLADRSQEIIADTVGAESPAGKAIAERVGRQLRGDAAPAAAADGDGEDDEDFDIRTKFERR
- a CDS encoding (2Fe-2S)-binding protein: MPTYRFTVNGEKVSVDAPADTSLLWVLRERLGVTGPKYGCGVGACRACTSHLDGAEIQPCVVPVSQCQGRKVTTIEGLADGDTLHPVQQAWLDEDVAQCGFCQPGQIMAAVALLDRTDEPTDADIDAIENVCRCGTYCRIRSAIKRAAAST
- a CDS encoding nitrate- and nitrite sensing domain-containing protein, whose product is MQLNRSRGSGTIQSRLLIIALVPSVTIMIMGVGLSAFLAFQGLSTKSFADNVRAALDPSSRMIVAVQEERRLTTLLLTGTSTDTAALTGQRLETDAALKDLAATTERLAQDAPDELRTPLHALTVAANELPTKRGHIDHGMVDVQQAYDFYGELVEHVGAGVQGIARSATDAAVGFEQMISSELFRSVEAQARSHVLVELAMAKGIDQKNYHELAHQMGTYHELIETIVPRLTETERKQYTELKATPEWKALVAGDDAVMARGPGKHPVTFDVEAWEKANRSVSAGLIALYKSHSSYAADLGTERGGSMLATSLAAGLALLLVAVGAAVIALRLSRQLIRRLTRLRVETLDRAETKLPDVVARINRGEAVDVEAELPALDHGDDEIGQVARALDKAQHTAITATVREVETRQGIRTVFLNIAHRSQVMVRRQLQVLDKAERSEEDPDQLALLFELDHLATRSRRNAENLIILGGKKPGRQWRNPVPLGEIVRSAVAETKDYSRVNVGRLPDVALAGAAVADMIHLLAELVDNATTFAPPETQVELRGTVVGRGLVLEIEDQGSGIEEGKLAEINERLHNPPDFGVMALAGESRIGLFVVAQLANRHGVKVTLRESIYGGVQAIVMAPEGLLTRDSTVDTMGLPRITAHPAPMGNGRPPSLRKLIDQETTALPRREPRTPRAPYPAEDAPTTASQPERKHSMLTAFQQGTQRARAADPNTATDPQDR
- a CDS encoding EndoU domain-containing protein, which codes for MAPKKPPGGSGNTPGGNGKPAQSHGSINAAGGITSAQSATAQAAQAGKPGGGGNGQQSTTPNSNNPQPPKPIQPPTANDIRHSDASREHIVAGDGGRQGGHLAGTGFSKKTEFPKSWDQPKILDAAYQVTQQGPPAKGPYLTKDADGQPAWAYDYTGRVDGVEVKTTVLANGEIRTAYPPNGADPGVISNPSAPNPAPPGIPQANPPRYSHPDAGGDGSWTWEGPKGGKIIRVVQDAQGNVTTTVLGDYKKK
- a CDS encoding type VII secretion target, producing MGDGYDVEVEQLRAHATNVAAIQARFAAVKAASSHIAQDDQAYGLLCGWISGVLEGKHAKQDELIASVEENLTLVMTALRDSATEYEAIEEANATMIDNAGGAR
- a CDS encoding xanthine dehydrogenase family protein molybdopterin-binding subunit, giving the protein MPVWNRRRFLALAIAAPTITVAAKLATDDETADALPSNPQLADLLDFGDVVVLASKPTAGSMVLEITEDGLVRFELPRAESGQGITTAVAMMLAEELDARVADVRVELSDANPALLWNQFTAGSTGVRTLWDPVRAIAAAARARLVTAAAQTWSLPPDTLTTRDSAVWAPDGRSAGYGSLSERAATVVPAVRTTPKPATDHTVIGKPTGRVDARDIVTGKAKFGMDIAVPGALATVVARPPTIKGTVVSYDDTAARAIPGVVAVTKIPTGVAVSAETMDIALAGRDALQVTWKDGPAVGLSDSDIRTKLRAAVPPFVVPPLLTQRVDAEFDFAFVSHAPMEVLNAVADVRADRAELWFACQSPIVAQREIAAAVGLPVGKVTVHVTRAGGSFGRRLFWDPAIEAAQVSKKIGRPVRLMWTRTDDMRHGRLRPASHHKIRATFALGQMLSFEHRMASVETDFKHGFGEVVSASGAAVLGPGDGLMFFHLSASNPYNFGVVTQLLNEVPVPVHTGSWRSVYSGGLRTAEEIVVDQLAAKFGKDPVSFRMSVLKARRTRDVLAKVAKEGEWGRALPPGHAQGVAVHEEYRSATACLVEIDATDPAAPRVTRATVAVDVGLPINPTGLKAQLMGGLTDAISTMLTAGVHIDNGRVREKSFADFRYARQKDTPPRLDVHVMPATGKPGGAGELGVPAAAAAVANAYAKATGTRPRSFPIAF
- a CDS encoding WXG100 family type VII secretion target, with amino-acid sequence MTGDSLVAPVESSREAWTGSGLADSIEGLVDAIKTEGWVDDALAGATLGVEVAATVMDPISALLANGLGWAMEYFDPLREMLDELTGKPDVVRSHAATWNNMATELHAMSAELGTHLADDLPEWHGEAADAYRALMVNNVDAIGGLAAISAALAAATEGAGGLVELTREIVRDLIADLVARVIVWAVEAIFVVTIPVIAAQIVAAVVKWAGRILTYTMGLISSLTNLTKLLNG
- a CDS encoding MarR family winged helix-turn-helix transcriptional regulator gives rise to the protein MSTDEWEPCDLPPGGLRMIQECGPVSHAVFRLSRLHNLVAAQILRETGLYRGQEVLMMHLWETGPQRQVDLLKATDTDAATMTRSIRRLEQAGFVTTERSTEDRRAVIVAPTEASCALRDRVTQVWRDLEHATVADLDDAEVATALRALRTLERNLLRRCESDCDL